Proteins encoded by one window of Lactobacillus sp. ESL0684:
- a CDS encoding Xaa-Pro peptidase family protein produces MNLTKLQEWLQETNNDLAYISNPKTIAYFTGYEMEPHERIFALLVFKDQDPFVFVPALNVEEAKNSAWNGDVYGYLDSENPWAMIADRVKQTTAAYQNWALEKNDLSVAHYQLIHEQFPDANFESDVSSFIDQIRLYKTPTEIEQLKAAGQEADFAFQIGFDTIKTGVSERYIAGQIEYQLKLQKGVMQQSFETIVQTGANAANPHLGPSMAKVQPNELVLFDLGTMHNGYASDASRTVAYGTPTAKQKEIYEIDREAQQAAIDAVKPGMTAGELDSVARNVITKAGYGEYFIHRLGHGIGKNVHEYPSIVQDNDLVIEEGMCFSIEPGIYIPGVAGVRIEDCGVVTKNGFEPFTHTDKALKTIPIND; encoded by the coding sequence ATGAATTTAACTAAATTACAGGAATGGTTACAAGAAACAAACAATGACTTAGCCTACATTTCCAATCCAAAAACGATTGCCTATTTTACTGGCTATGAAATGGAACCACATGAGCGCATATTTGCCTTGCTAGTCTTCAAGGATCAAGATCCCTTCGTTTTCGTACCAGCACTAAATGTTGAAGAAGCTAAAAATTCTGCATGGAATGGTGATGTTTATGGCTATCTTGACTCAGAAAATCCGTGGGCAATGATTGCCGATCGAGTAAAGCAAACCACTGCAGCTTACCAAAACTGGGCACTGGAAAAAAACGACTTGTCCGTTGCTCATTACCAATTAATCCATGAACAATTTCCTGATGCTAACTTTGAAAGTGATGTCTCCAGTTTCATCGACCAAATTCGTTTGTACAAAACTCCTACTGAAATCGAACAATTAAAAGCAGCTGGTCAAGAAGCCGATTTTGCTTTTCAGATTGGTTTTGATACCATCAAGACTGGCGTTAGCGAACGCTACATCGCTGGTCAAATTGAATATCAATTAAAATTACAAAAAGGAGTAATGCAGCAAAGTTTTGAAACCATTGTCCAAACGGGTGCTAATGCTGCCAACCCTCATTTAGGTCCTTCAATGGCTAAGGTTCAGCCTAATGAATTAGTTTTATTTGATTTAGGTACTATGCACAATGGCTATGCTTCAGATGCCAGCCGAACAGTTGCCTATGGCACGCCAACAGCCAAACAAAAAGAAATCTATGAGATTGACCGTGAAGCCCAACAAGCAGCCATTGATGCCGTTAAACCGGGAATGACTGCTGGCGAATTAGACAGTGTTGCCCGCAATGTGATTACTAAAGCTGGCTATGGCGAGTACTTTATCCATCGTTTAGGTCATGGAATCGGTAAAAATGTCCATGAATATCCATCAATTGTTCAAGATAACGATTTAGTGATTGAAGAAGGTATGTGCTTTTCGATTGAACCAGGAATTTACATTCCTGGAGTTGCTGGCGTCCGAATTGAAGATTGTGGTGTAGTTACTAAAAATGGTTTCGAGCCTTTTACCCACACCGACAAGGCACTCAAAACTATTCCAATCAATGATTAA
- a CDS encoding YtxH domain-containing protein — MKKTTSAILGTIIGCAAGFVAGSLLVSDDRVEDLKRKVKENPTANDLKQKYDNGTEIVKNQLTSFPKKVEDDSELKDFDDIVIDSSDADDLAQADSATDAVADMYHAEPTEPKPDSDPVVPTPPAPES, encoded by the coding sequence ATGAAAAAGACTACAAGTGCTATTTTAGGAACAATTATTGGTTGTGCAGCAGGCTTTGTGGCCGGATCACTCTTAGTAAGTGATGATCGAGTAGAGGATTTGAAGCGTAAGGTTAAAGAAAACCCGACTGCAAATGACTTAAAGCAAAAATATGATAATGGTACAGAGATTGTCAAGAATCAATTAACTTCTTTTCCTAAAAAAGTTGAAGATGATTCTGAATTGAAAGATTTTGATGATATCGTTATCGATAGTTCTGATGCTGATGATTTAGCACAAGCAGATAGTGCAACTGATGCGGTCGCAGATATGTATCATGCCGAACCAACTGAACCAAAACCAGATTCTGACCCAGTTGTGCCAACCCCGCCAGCCCCAGAATCTTAA
- a CDS encoding DUF948 domain-containing protein, with translation MEISYGALAGLIAAVALLILVLFAIPVLVRMAKTTKQINETIATTNDSIQQLTKDVNVILDQTNDLLDKTNVLLADVNVKVKTLDPVFQAVADVGTSMSDVNASSRKLAKKFSNNHAKRSGVISSAVTSMFARRKRRQGRE, from the coding sequence ATGGAAATTTCCTATGGTGCGCTGGCTGGATTAATTGCGGCAGTAGCGTTGTTGATTTTAGTGTTGTTCGCAATACCGGTACTAGTTCGGATGGCGAAAACGACTAAGCAAATAAATGAGACAATTGCTACCACTAATGATTCAATTCAGCAGCTAACTAAAGATGTTAATGTTATACTTGATCAAACGAATGATTTGCTTGATAAGACCAATGTCTTACTAGCCGATGTTAACGTCAAGGTCAAGACCTTAGATCCAGTTTTTCAAGCAGTTGCAGATGTTGGGACGAGCATGTCGGATGTTAATGCATCATCACGTAAGTTAGCAAAGAAGTTTAGTAATAATCACGCTAAGCGTAGCGGTGTGATATCTTCTGCTGTAACATCAATGTTTGCAAGACGCAAACGTCGTCAAGGTAGAGAATAA
- a CDS encoding mechanosensitive ion channel family protein produces the protein MNNTFNFNQNFLKINWDKVGEHLGTIVWQLVLSTIVFYLIDHFGKKIINHYLNHSKRKQTKRTRTVTALINSIFQYTVIFFYLFGVLSILGIPVGTLLASAGIFSLAIGMGAQGFVSDLVNGFFILSEDQFDVGDVVQINNQTGVVIQLGLRTTRLKGTDGSIIYIPNRNISVVQNVAHGGIGLDLELQLNADNDFAKVYMLIKQANQEIKLAKKTLVQGPKIVGITKQTAKTVSYVVHFQVKPGQEQVVQNRYLAEYLKILQANQITLAG, from the coding sequence ATGAACAACACGTTTAATTTCAATCAAAATTTTTTAAAAATTAATTGGGACAAAGTTGGTGAGCATTTAGGCACGATTGTTTGGCAATTAGTCTTATCAACCATCGTCTTTTATCTGATTGATCATTTCGGCAAGAAGATAATTAACCACTATTTAAACCATAGTAAGCGAAAACAGACTAAACGTACTAGAACAGTTACTGCACTAATTAACAGTATCTTTCAATATACCGTAATTTTCTTTTATTTGTTTGGAGTACTTTCAATTTTAGGAATTCCGGTTGGGACTCTACTAGCAAGTGCCGGAATTTTTTCGCTGGCAATTGGGATGGGCGCGCAAGGTTTTGTCAGCGATCTAGTCAATGGTTTTTTCATCTTAAGTGAAGATCAATTCGATGTCGGCGATGTGGTGCAGATTAATAATCAAACTGGGGTAGTCATCCAGCTCGGCTTAAGGACCACTAGACTCAAAGGAACTGATGGGTCAATTATTTACATTCCCAATCGTAATATTTCAGTTGTGCAAAACGTTGCTCATGGCGGGATTGGACTTGATCTAGAACTACAGCTTAATGCAGACAATGATTTTGCTAAAGTTTATATGCTAATTAAACAAGCTAATCAGGAAATCAAATTAGCTAAAAAGACCCTTGTGCAAGGACCAAAAATTGTCGGTATTACCAAACAAACTGCCAAAACGGTTAGTTATGTTGTGCATTTTCAAGTTAAACCTGGACAAGAACAAGTTGTGCAAAATCGCTACTTGGCCGAATATTTAAAAATTCTCCAAGCTAACCAAATAACCCTTGCTGGCTAA
- a CDS encoding FAD-binding protein, translating into MLEQQLKKWQAVYDVIVVGFGGAGATAARFAADNGAKVLLIDSAPEGHEGGNTRYCGQLIMSGSEPDKIKQYFVNLTKPMNYDEEMVDVYTCELAQMKDYLKKYLDVEPVSVREMIDKQPQKFAGLQSMTPEYPELAGAEDFDFLLVHEGYSDAALWKTLRQQVVKRTDKIDVWFDAPALHLIKANDDRTIVGVQIERAGQKVNVKAKGGVVLTSGGFENNKDKVQNYVGEPFIGPVGTIYNKGIGIDLAIEAGADLWHMQATSGSMTLLHFDEGQRAPLFAGPALNNGSILRIGDDGTRYHREDEVARHGYWYNHGLWRAPQTQEHPYLVFDQTQFNELNKDDYYQAVTNRAIKAASLVDLADKITVSKENLQQTITRFNESVAAGNDPEFHRDIKTMRAFDDGPYYAVPLSQGMLNTQGGPRRNARAEVVDLAGEPIPHLYAAGELGSIWNGQYQGGGDISDCLIFGKIAGENAAQVKEAVISEQQTSEVPVDSSALGQSDMQAAVYSTKKNQFIGKSTIGMGDELIVRITVDEQQNLQDIEVLKQEESADYGLKALKELPKEMIRQNTIEVDAVSGASNTSRALKAAVKDALSKITKS; encoded by the coding sequence ATGCTAGAACAACAATTAAAAAAATGGCAAGCAGTATATGATGTAATTGTAGTTGGGTTTGGTGGTGCAGGTGCTACAGCTGCCAGATTTGCGGCAGATAATGGTGCGAAGGTCTTATTAATTGATTCTGCTCCAGAAGGACATGAAGGTGGTAATACACGGTATTGTGGCCAGTTAATTATGTCAGGTTCTGAGCCAGATAAAATCAAGCAATATTTTGTTAATCTAACTAAGCCAATGAACTATGATGAAGAAATGGTTGACGTATATACGTGTGAATTGGCTCAGATGAAAGACTATCTAAAAAAATATTTGGACGTTGAACCTGTTAGTGTTCGTGAAATGATTGACAAACAGCCGCAAAAATTTGCAGGCTTGCAATCAATGACGCCAGAATATCCTGAACTAGCAGGTGCGGAAGACTTTGACTTTTTATTGGTACATGAAGGCTATAGTGATGCTGCTTTATGGAAAACATTACGTCAGCAAGTTGTTAAGCGAACAGATAAGATTGATGTTTGGTTTGATGCTCCAGCATTACATTTAATTAAGGCCAATGATGATCGGACGATTGTTGGAGTTCAGATTGAAAGAGCTGGGCAAAAGGTTAATGTTAAAGCAAAGGGCGGAGTAGTTTTAACTTCGGGCGGTTTTGAAAACAATAAAGATAAAGTACAAAATTATGTTGGTGAGCCATTTATTGGCCCAGTTGGTACGATTTATAATAAGGGTATCGGAATTGATCTTGCGATTGAAGCAGGAGCTGATTTGTGGCATATGCAGGCTACTTCAGGTTCAATGACGCTTCTACATTTTGATGAAGGTCAAAGGGCACCATTATTTGCTGGACCAGCACTGAATAATGGTTCAATTTTGAGAATTGGTGATGATGGCACGCGTTACCATCGAGAAGACGAAGTTGCTAGACATGGTTATTGGTATAATCATGGCTTATGGCGCGCGCCGCAGACGCAAGAGCATCCGTATTTAGTCTTTGATCAAACGCAATTTAACGAACTAAACAAAGACGACTACTACCAAGCTGTTACTAATAGGGCAATTAAAGCCGCGAGCTTAGTAGACCTAGCAGATAAAATAACTGTTTCTAAAGAAAACTTGCAACAAACTATAACTCGTTTTAACGAAAGTGTTGCAGCCGGCAATGATCCAGAATTTCATCGTGATATTAAAACTATGCGTGCATTTGATGATGGCCCTTATTATGCAGTTCCTTTAAGTCAGGGAATGTTGAATACGCAAGGTGGCCCTAGAAGAAATGCGCGTGCTGAAGTTGTAGACCTAGCAGGTGAACCGATTCCTCACTTATATGCTGCTGGGGAATTAGGTTCAATTTGGAATGGGCAGTATCAAGGTGGTGGAGACATTTCTGACTGTTTGATTTTTGGTAAAATTGCAGGCGAAAATGCTGCGCAAGTCAAGGAAGCGGTGATAAGTGAGCAGCAGACTAGCGAGGTGCCAGTTGATAGTTCAGCTTTGGGTCAATCTGATATGCAAGCTGCAGTTTACTCAACTAAGAAAAATCAATTTATCGGGAAGTCTACAATTGGTATGGGCGATGAATTAATCGTTCGCATAACTGTTGATGAACAACAAAATTTACAAGATATTGAAGTCTTAAAACAGGAAGAATCGGCTGATTATGGGCTTAAGGCACTTAAAGAATTGCCTAAAGAAATGATTAGACAAAATACTATTGAAGTAGATGCTGTTTCCGGTGCCTCTAATACTAGCCGGGCTTTAAAGGCTGCAGTTAAAGATGCTTTAAGTAAAATTACTAAAAGTTAG
- a CDS encoding XTP/dITP diphosphatase — translation MVKEILFATTNQGKARELKQAFQKAGLKIMVKTNRDFDNPPIVDEYGTTFEQNAKLKAHALANFSGLITLADDSGLMVDALDGAPGVHSARYAGQGHNDAQNNAKLLAELGGIVPEKRTAKFTTTIVASKPGEFAQDLVVTGECQGQILAAPRGEDGFGYDPLFFVPAKNKSFAQMTMQEKNEISHRGKAIVKLLEAWPKWLERVE, via the coding sequence ATGGTTAAAGAAATTTTATTTGCGACTACGAATCAAGGTAAGGCCAGAGAACTAAAGCAGGCGTTTCAAAAAGCTGGGTTAAAAATTATGGTTAAAACTAATCGCGATTTCGATAATCCACCAATTGTTGATGAATACGGTACTACCTTTGAACAAAATGCGAAATTAAAAGCGCACGCTTTGGCAAATTTTAGTGGGTTGATTACGCTGGCTGATGACTCTGGTCTAATGGTCGATGCACTTGACGGAGCGCCAGGTGTGCATTCAGCTCGTTATGCAGGCCAAGGACACAATGATGCGCAAAATAATGCCAAATTGTTAGCAGAATTAGGCGGAATTGTTCCTGAAAAGCGGACTGCTAAATTCACAACGACAATTGTAGCGTCTAAACCCGGAGAATTTGCTCAAGATTTAGTAGTAACTGGTGAGTGTCAAGGTCAGATTTTAGCAGCACCGCGAGGAGAAGACGGTTTTGGATATGATCCACTGTTCTTTGTGCCAGCAAAGAATAAATCTTTTGCCCAAATGACTATGCAGGAAAAAAATGAAATTTCGCATCGGGGTAAGGCAATTGTTAAGTTGCTTGAGGCTTGGCCTAAATGGCTTGAACGGGTTGAATAA